From a region of the Paenibacillus sp. R14(2021) genome:
- a CDS encoding DEAD/DEAH box helicase, protein MTTASNPIQAFEEIRSNFLRYVQTAFGTRFSSIEEERAKLLLQDGVLTQEPMIEPLPRYKSSGNKIENLSRVDLPGMDEKDIELFKRLVSSGLFDPRYPLYDHQARMLRSALSKNHCVITSGTGSGKTESFLLPLFAYLSKEARKWSKPKAPHPNVNNWWSDKQWKISCLNNKQLVRSYRVPQRGNEKRQAAVRAIILYPMNALVEDQLTRLRKALDSDAAREVYDQEFFGNKIYFGRYNSLTAVPGHEIKENKKPNRDKIEDLAAELEKMDATNREAKRYANETGNQDIPFFFPKLDGAEMRSRWDMQDAPPDILITNYSMLSIMMMREVDSGIFEETKKWLCEDESHIFHLIIDELHLYRGTSGAEVSYLLKLFLHRLGLHPNHPQLRILASSASLEPEDSKSRKFLQDFFGVDGNGFEIITGSPESLPEAADSRVYYEPFLEFYKIYQENKDAAIRQLLMRFAYSGEKSGIEALKEVMESPNLGLGKILAEACIESDRVRAVPLHKFTERVFGEDIDSKLRKEAITGLFIARQLCDTNNQASSLPSFRFHWFFRNIEGLWASTSRTGLPKDRTVGQLFSHPEIVDEAGKRILDLLYCEQCGTVFYGGNKLRLTSGEIELLITSPDIEGIPDRNKKYIVEQRYYNEYAVFWPVSEEDKLHPDLGKWDQPKAIKGIGNAKAEWRLASLSSATGRVTLSHEKAEEDPVNNIKGYFFSIDTEVENEFKALPAICPCCCSDYTQRKKMSSVRGFRSGFSKVNQILSKELFYQLGGADDRKLVIFSDSREDAAQISNGVERNHYQDLVREIVVKELLLSALGESEFIEHLETDEPMSSYAKEFIEAYPEKVSELQEKVEGLKVPPPASGMYKRLYDDALNEINRIKQRKQTLTVPCESILQANSQEDTGRLISRLISLGVNPAGNDIEFQYFNWGGRDHRWTEMFDFDTKSWSSSIPPEAQVYKTQIIEKMRAEICDLLFSRLYFSFESSGLGYPVLQAEESILMATAEELDIDIQTFKQICCSSVRILGDLFRHESSEYYQHDWVSFTDARAHFKEYIERVCDKLRISSRKEKMGERVLQTIIRSGHQGAKLLTSKLDIRVALDTTPYWECPNCKRPHLHFSAGICTNCHHSLQDIPSGECGTLMRKNYVAFKALGDKLPIRLHAEELTAQTDDQAERQRHFRNILLNVDGIPRIRQVDTIDVLSVTTTMEVGVDIGSLQSVMLANMPPMRFNYQQRVGRAGRRGQAFSYVLTLCRGGRSHDDHYFKNPSSITGDPPPVPFISYDQPQILKRLLVKECLRQAFKGIGVRYWNGPTTPPDSHGEYGYKRDWPNNKKKVIDWLGKNTEAIVAVIIALIPQRATTSEEITMYSRYIKEDLIPEIDKCYENPELMGEGLAEALAEGAKLPMFGMPSRSRLLYHGVENGAPLTIDRDIELAITEFSPGAQKTKNKAIHTAIGFTAPLMQGQHNTLRPSQEDPLPQRYSIAHCSNCGYMRVDDSPEECTNCGQSKGDRFRIYNVAIPLAFRTDLSKGLDARDEEMPFSGIPSNVAEGRAVSFINVQDTNSQLNFNHDGRIWRINDNGKKLFRGGVVTTNKLKYPSGKPGFAKVKLSGQWILKDFSYVSEQPMQDIEEIGIASSKTTDLLRIRPFRTNEGLDLDPKNIKAKAALYSAGFLLRSVVAEQLDIDADEIELCDFLRSETTDGSSVGELVFSDRLPNGAGFVRWLNDNWTDVLTSIVDISTTDPFIRYITSARHECKSACYSCLMHYRNMPYHGLLDWRLGLSYLKCISSNEYSCGLNGDFSTPELTGWIETARALANQFASYFNYRVVDYSGLPAVQAEGKTILVVHPLWSLSNPGGILADAIVAAGGDTDFIDTFNLLRRPGWCHEQIGGSDDWW, encoded by the coding sequence ATGACCACAGCTTCAAATCCAATACAAGCTTTTGAAGAGATTCGTTCAAATTTTTTGCGATATGTACAGACTGCGTTCGGTACAAGATTCTCTTCAATTGAGGAAGAGCGTGCTAAGCTGCTTTTACAGGATGGCGTGTTAACACAAGAGCCAATGATTGAACCGCTGCCACGGTATAAAAGCTCTGGCAATAAAATCGAAAACCTGTCTCGAGTTGATTTGCCTGGTATGGATGAAAAGGATATTGAGTTGTTTAAGAGATTAGTGAGCAGCGGCTTATTTGATCCAAGATATCCTTTGTATGATCATCAGGCAAGGATGCTTCGATCTGCATTATCCAAAAATCATTGTGTTATTACATCCGGTACAGGGTCTGGTAAAACAGAGTCTTTTCTCCTCCCATTATTTGCATATTTATCTAAGGAAGCGCGGAAGTGGTCAAAGCCGAAAGCTCCTCACCCGAATGTTAATAACTGGTGGAGTGACAAACAGTGGAAAATATCCTGTTTGAATAATAAACAATTGGTTCGTTCGTATAGGGTTCCTCAGAGGGGGAACGAAAAGCGGCAAGCTGCGGTTCGAGCAATAATACTTTATCCCATGAATGCTTTGGTTGAAGATCAACTTACTAGATTACGAAAAGCATTGGACTCAGATGCTGCTCGTGAAGTATATGATCAGGAATTTTTCGGCAACAAAATTTATTTTGGGCGGTATAATTCGCTTACTGCAGTCCCAGGACATGAAATAAAAGAAAACAAGAAGCCGAATAGAGATAAAATCGAAGATTTAGCCGCTGAGTTAGAAAAAATGGATGCTACAAATAGGGAAGCAAAAAGGTATGCTAACGAAACTGGAAATCAAGATATTCCATTCTTTTTTCCAAAACTAGATGGAGCAGAGATGAGATCACGGTGGGATATGCAGGACGCTCCTCCGGACATTTTGATTACGAACTACTCTATGCTCAGTATTATGATGATGAGGGAAGTAGACAGTGGAATATTTGAGGAAACGAAGAAGTGGCTTTGTGAAGATGAGAGTCATATATTTCATTTAATTATAGATGAGCTTCACTTGTATCGGGGGACTTCGGGTGCAGAGGTATCGTATTTATTAAAACTATTTCTACATCGATTAGGATTGCACCCAAATCATCCACAATTACGGATCCTTGCTTCTAGTGCTTCGTTGGAACCGGAGGATTCCAAGAGTAGAAAGTTTCTTCAAGATTTCTTTGGTGTTGATGGTAATGGGTTTGAGATTATTACCGGTTCACCAGAATCCTTACCGGAGGCTGCCGATTCGCGTGTTTACTATGAACCTTTTCTCGAATTCTATAAAATTTATCAGGAGAATAAAGATGCCGCTATAAGACAATTACTCATGCGGTTTGCATATAGTGGAGAGAAATCCGGTATTGAAGCGCTAAAGGAAGTAATGGAATCACCTAATTTAGGGCTCGGTAAAATTTTGGCAGAAGCTTGTATAGAAAGTGATCGAGTAAGAGCAGTACCTTTACATAAATTCACTGAACGGGTATTTGGGGAAGATATTGATAGTAAGCTCCGGAAAGAAGCAATCACAGGGCTATTTATTGCTAGGCAATTATGTGATACCAATAATCAAGCAAGTAGTCTTCCGTCCTTCCGTTTTCATTGGTTTTTTAGGAATATTGAGGGTTTATGGGCTTCTACAAGTAGAACCGGATTACCAAAGGATCGTACAGTAGGGCAGTTATTTTCACATCCAGAAATTGTTGATGAAGCCGGTAAGAGGATACTTGACCTTCTATATTGCGAACAATGTGGAACGGTATTTTACGGTGGTAATAAATTAAGACTTACCTCAGGTGAAATTGAATTATTAATTACTTCACCTGACATAGAGGGTATTCCCGACAGAAATAAAAAATATATTGTTGAACAACGATACTACAATGAATATGCTGTTTTTTGGCCGGTATCCGAGGAAGACAAGTTGCATCCAGACTTAGGGAAATGGGATCAACCTAAAGCAATCAAAGGAATTGGCAATGCTAAGGCAGAATGGCGGTTGGCTTCGCTAAGCTCAGCAACTGGTAGAGTGACCTTGTCGCACGAAAAAGCTGAAGAAGATCCTGTTAATAATATAAAAGGATATTTCTTTTCTATAGACACTGAAGTTGAGAATGAATTTAAAGCATTACCAGCAATTTGTCCATGCTGTTGTTCCGATTACACCCAACGAAAGAAAATGTCATCTGTCAGAGGCTTTAGATCCGGTTTCTCGAAAGTAAACCAAATCTTATCTAAGGAACTTTTCTATCAGCTGGGAGGAGCGGATGACCGAAAACTGGTTATTTTTTCGGATAGCCGAGAAGATGCAGCTCAAATTTCTAATGGTGTCGAAAGAAATCATTATCAGGATTTAGTTAGAGAAATAGTAGTAAAAGAGTTATTGCTCTCTGCACTTGGCGAATCAGAATTTATTGAACATCTTGAAACTGATGAACCCATGTCTTCTTATGCAAAAGAATTTATTGAGGCTTATCCTGAGAAAGTAAGTGAGTTACAAGAAAAGGTTGAAGGCTTAAAAGTACCTCCACCTGCTTCAGGGATGTACAAAAGGTTATATGATGATGCCTTGAATGAGATTAATCGTATAAAGCAACGAAAGCAAACATTAACTGTTCCCTGTGAGTCTATTTTACAAGCTAATTCACAAGAAGATACTGGGCGGTTAATTTCTCGATTAATCAGTTTGGGAGTTAATCCAGCGGGGAATGATATTGAGTTTCAATATTTCAATTGGGGAGGTCGAGATCATCGTTGGACAGAGATGTTTGACTTTGACACCAAATCCTGGTCGTCCTCGATTCCCCCAGAGGCTCAGGTCTACAAGACGCAAATAATTGAAAAAATGAGGGCGGAAATATGTGATTTATTATTTAGCAGGTTATACTTCAGTTTTGAATCTTCAGGCTTAGGTTACCCTGTTCTCCAAGCTGAAGAATCGATATTAATGGCTACTGCTGAAGAATTAGACATTGATATACAGACCTTTAAGCAAATTTGTTGTTCCTCAGTAAGGATTCTTGGGGATTTATTTCGGCACGAATCTTCTGAATATTATCAACATGACTGGGTTTCCTTTACAGATGCAAGGGCACATTTTAAAGAGTATATCGAACGAGTGTGTGATAAATTGCGAATATCCTCTCGTAAGGAGAAGATGGGCGAGAGGGTTCTTCAGACGATTATAAGGTCTGGGCATCAAGGCGCAAAACTTCTAACTAGCAAACTCGATATTAGAGTAGCATTAGATACAACCCCATACTGGGAATGCCCAAATTGCAAACGACCTCATCTTCACTTCTCGGCAGGCATTTGTACTAATTGTCATCACTCATTGCAAGACATACCGAGTGGCGAGTGTGGTACACTAATGCGTAAAAATTATGTTGCATTTAAAGCATTAGGTGATAAGTTACCGATAAGACTACATGCAGAAGAACTTACTGCACAGACGGATGATCAAGCAGAGAGGCAACGTCACTTTAGGAACATTTTGCTGAATGTAGATGGGATCCCACGGATACGTCAGGTTGATACAATTGATGTATTAAGTGTTACAACTACGATGGAAGTTGGGGTTGACATTGGTAGTCTACAATCTGTTATGCTGGCAAATATGCCCCCAATGCGATTCAATTATCAACAACGGGTTGGCCGAGCAGGCCGGCGTGGACAAGCATTTTCCTATGTTCTTACCTTGTGTCGTGGAGGTAGGAGTCATGACGATCACTACTTCAAAAACCCTAGCTCAATTACTGGTGATCCACCGCCTGTTCCTTTTATTTCATATGATCAACCGCAGATATTAAAACGGTTATTAGTCAAGGAATGTTTAAGACAAGCTTTCAAGGGAATAGGAGTAAGGTATTGGAATGGTCCAACAACTCCACCAGATTCTCATGGGGAGTATGGGTACAAGAGAGATTGGCCTAATAATAAGAAAAAAGTAATTGATTGGTTGGGGAAGAATACTGAGGCAATCGTTGCGGTAATCATTGCTTTAATTCCACAAAGAGCAACGACATCAGAAGAAATAACAATGTATTCTAGATATATTAAAGAAGATTTGATACCGGAGATAGATAAATGTTATGAGAATCCAGAATTAATGGGAGAAGGATTAGCAGAAGCACTTGCAGAAGGCGCAAAGCTCCCGATGTTTGGTATGCCATCCAGATCTAGATTATTATACCATGGTGTTGAAAACGGGGCACCACTTACAATCGATAGAGATATCGAGTTAGCGATTACAGAATTTTCACCGGGTGCACAAAAAACAAAAAATAAGGCAATTCATACTGCTATTGGATTCACCGCTCCACTAATGCAAGGTCAACATAACACTTTAAGGCCTTCTCAGGAGGATCCTTTACCACAACGCTATAGTATCGCACATTGCAGTAATTGCGGCTACATGCGAGTGGATGACTCTCCTGAGGAATGTACGAATTGTGGTCAATCCAAAGGTGATAGATTTAGAATATATAATGTCGCAATACCGCTAGCTTTTAGGACTGACCTGTCCAAGGGATTAGATGCAAGGGATGAGGAGATGCCTTTTTCGGGGATACCTTCCAATGTAGCGGAAGGACGTGCTGTTTCCTTCATTAATGTGCAAGATACAAACTCTCAGCTTAACTTTAATCATGATGGGCGAATCTGGAGGATCAATGATAATGGGAAAAAATTGTTCCGCGGCGGAGTGGTAACAACTAACAAGCTGAAGTATCCTTCAGGCAAACCTGGTTTTGCAAAAGTGAAATTATCGGGTCAGTGGATTCTTAAGGATTTTTCTTATGTTAGTGAACAGCCAATGCAAGATATAGAGGAAATTGGAATCGCATCATCTAAGACAACAGATTTACTGAGGATCCGACCTTTTAGGACTAATGAAGGACTAGATTTGGATCCCAAGAATATCAAAGCAAAAGCTGCATTATATTCAGCAGGATTTTTGCTACGTTCAGTCGTCGCAGAACAACTTGATATCGATGCCGATGAAATAGAGCTATGTGATTTCTTGCGATCTGAGACTACTGATGGTTCATCTGTTGGAGAGCTTGTATTTTCAGATAGACTACCGAATGGTGCTGGATTTGTCCGATGGCTTAATGATAATTGGACTGATGTGTTAACCAGTATAGTGGATATATCAACCACGGATCCATTCATAAGATATATTACGAGTGCTCGCCATGAGTGTAAGTCAGCTTGTTACAGTTGCTTGATGCACTATCGAAATATGCCTTACCATGGTTTGCTTGACTGGAGATTAGGCTTGTCGTACCTGAAGTGTATTTCTAGTAATGAGTATTCATGTGGGTTGAACGGTGATTTTTCGACACCCGAATTAACCGGGTGGATTGAAACAGCCAGAGCGCTTGCAAACCAATTTGCATCCTATTTTAATTACCGAGTTGTGGATTATTCAGGATTGCCTGCTGTTCAAGCCGAAGGAAAGACAATTCTGGTTGTTCATCCATTATGGTCTTTATCAAATCCCGGTGGGATATTGGCTGACGCTATTGTGGCAGCGGGTGGTGATACAGACTTTATCGATACTTTTAATTTGTTACGTAGACCAGGGTGGTGTCATGAACAGATAGGTGGTAGTGATGACTGGTGGTGA
- a CDS encoding PD-(D/E)XK nuclease family protein, producing the protein MTGGEANNYFKTIQHIAPSRYYATLNCALQEVFCVSGIQGMLPESPNTYFGKVAHRLLETASNGQTSEDQLEQIWESILKSEERSLQETGFAKHLVPLKNNVRLYEVKKRLVFKTAVTLISRKGHHVSPVQSRSEFNLSSSNGLINGVVDRLTYSSNGCEIIDYKTGEVIDKVTSKVKQSYQYQMKLYASSYYTKFGEWPISLRIQTLSGLSHEIRYTPQECIQLLKQAEYLIERINRTITTSQNTNEIEEQLGNPSPANCVNCTYRHQCKPYWNRRAISRRDDWPNDVQGMYIDVQHLGNNKGLLKLLWKGSMIKIRGLDLERHNISAGSLICAYGLLRDDVAHSYSEGLLTTIYS; encoded by the coding sequence ATGACTGGTGGTGAGGCGAATAACTATTTTAAGACTATTCAGCATATCGCGCCAAGTCGGTACTATGCTACGTTAAATTGTGCTTTACAGGAAGTTTTCTGTGTTTCGGGGATTCAGGGGATGTTACCTGAATCTCCGAATACTTATTTCGGAAAAGTTGCTCACCGGCTCCTAGAGACGGCTAGTAACGGGCAAACAAGCGAAGACCAACTAGAGCAGATCTGGGAATCCATTTTGAAAAGTGAAGAAAGATCATTGCAGGAGACTGGATTCGCTAAACATCTAGTTCCTCTAAAAAATAATGTTAGACTGTATGAAGTGAAAAAACGGTTAGTATTTAAAACTGCTGTAACTTTGATCTCAAGAAAAGGTCATCATGTGTCACCAGTTCAAAGTAGATCAGAATTTAATCTTAGTTCAAGTAACGGACTAATAAATGGAGTTGTAGACAGGTTAACGTATTCGTCAAATGGTTGTGAAATAATCGACTATAAAACAGGTGAAGTGATAGATAAAGTTACGAGCAAGGTTAAACAGTCTTATCAATACCAAATGAAATTATATGCTTCGTCTTATTATACTAAGTTCGGGGAATGGCCAATATCATTAAGAATTCAAACTTTGAGTGGATTAAGTCATGAAATTAGATATACTCCTCAGGAATGCATTCAACTGTTGAAGCAAGCAGAATATTTGATTGAGCGTATAAATCGAACCATCACTACAAGTCAGAACACGAACGAAATTGAGGAACAACTAGGTAATCCGAGTCCGGCAAATTGTGTCAACTGTACCTATAGGCATCAATGTAAACCATATTGGAATCGCCGCGCTATATCTAGAAGAGATGATTGGCCTAATGATGTACAAGGGATGTATATAGATGTACAACATTTAGGTAACAATAAAGGTTTACTAAAGTTATTATGGAAGGGGAGTATGATTAAAATAAGAGGACTAGACCTTGAAAGGCATAATATATCTGCTGGATCGTTGATTTGTGCATATGGGTTACTACGAGATGATGTCGCCCATTCCTACTCGGAGGGGCTGCTAACAACGATATACTCCTAA
- a CDS encoding DNA cytosine methyltransferase produces the protein MKPFAIDLFCGAGGMSEGILQAGFHILFSSDINEDVERTYRNRHDQLGLIQGVNTFFKRSDIRELPSSEIIESIQNLKMFQNKPFPKIDAIFGGPPCQGFSRAGLRKKDDPRNTLFKEYLRIINDLRPNYVVMENVEGFNDTRLDGFVGVKGTIYPDNSLVPDILRNEFSEIGYNTLSTQVLDSSDFGVPQRRRRVIFIGYLNSVKPPAYPTPTTPNETSKVTVLDAISDLIVNQNSNLIIKKSSKYQTESRRGRTRTFSGKSVDYNGEIYNHDLSRHNELITERFSLFREGESSSALVKRIKSEGIDLRQYPSLLKECERKLTDYTAKQIIDMFITGNISDEFLDALLTKKSNRFRLNRNNVAPTMVTLPDDFLTPFEHRIPTVREMARIQSFDDSFIFLGKRTTGGPRRKVEVPQYTQVGNAVPPLLARAIALEIMEAIKLNQSVYQLSH, from the coding sequence ATGAAACCATTTGCTATCGATTTATTTTGTGGTGCTGGAGGGATGAGCGAAGGCATTTTACAAGCAGGATTTCATATCCTATTTTCCAGCGATATTAATGAGGATGTCGAAAGAACTTATAGAAATAGACACGATCAACTCGGTCTTATCCAAGGTGTGAACACTTTCTTCAAAAGAAGCGATATTCGCGAACTCCCATCAAGCGAAATTATTGAATCAATTCAAAACCTCAAAATGTTCCAAAATAAACCCTTTCCGAAAATAGACGCTATTTTTGGCGGCCCTCCGTGTCAAGGATTCAGCCGCGCTGGGCTACGAAAAAAGGATGATCCTCGCAATACACTATTTAAAGAGTACTTAAGAATTATTAATGACTTGAGACCAAACTATGTTGTTATGGAGAATGTGGAGGGCTTTAACGATACCCGATTAGATGGTTTTGTTGGAGTAAAAGGTACAATATATCCTGATAACAGTTTAGTTCCCGATATACTAAGAAACGAATTCTCAGAAATTGGGTACAATACTCTTTCTACCCAAGTATTAGATTCTTCTGACTTCGGGGTACCACAAAGAAGACGTAGGGTGATTTTTATAGGATATCTAAATTCAGTTAAACCGCCGGCCTATCCCACACCTACTACACCTAATGAAACAAGTAAGGTCACTGTTTTAGACGCTATTAGTGATCTGATAGTTAATCAGAACAGTAACCTTATTATAAAAAAATCATCAAAATATCAAACTGAATCTCGTAGAGGGCGTACAAGGACATTTTCCGGAAAGTCAGTTGACTACAATGGTGAGATATATAATCACGATCTATCTAGACATAATGAATTAATTACAGAGAGGTTTTCTCTTTTTAGAGAAGGAGAATCTTCCTCAGCACTAGTTAAAAGGATTAAAAGCGAAGGAATAGATCTAAGACAATATCCTTCATTATTGAAGGAATGTGAACGAAAACTAACTGATTATACAGCAAAACAAATTATTGATATGTTTATAACCGGTAATATCAGCGATGAGTTTCTAGATGCTTTATTAACTAAAAAAAGCAACAGATTCAGATTAAATAGAAATAACGTTGCGCCTACCATGGTCACATTACCTGACGATTTCTTAACTCCATTTGAACATCGAATCCCAACTGTTAGGGAGATGGCTAGAATCCAGTCATTTGATGATAGTTTTATTTTTCTTGGCAAGAGAACTACTGGTGGTCCAAGAAGAAAAGTAGAGGTTCCGCAATATACACAGGTTGGAAATGCTGTCCCTCCTTTATTAGCTAGAGCAATTGCACTCGAGATAATGGAAGCAATAAAATTAAATCAATCAGTATATCAATTATCACATTGA
- a CDS encoding MvaI/BcnI family restriction endonuclease: protein MNPYFLPNEEEQKKIQLIQQYCRNEFTLIRMTATMLEKSIIDASGPLRTILRDNDIVNYDNVLQGTEYKILKDSHVFLNSDIVNMKTSFYRPNTKLGDPRIWIYDFKKYISTGTLIYFTSFQGNLVVIPLITIESLGILCPQYFGGNDDYLILEELLQRLSIISNQWIKSISPFKSSPKDVGETLENCLGISPNSIAQADFKGAIELKCKRAGGGNLDTLFSMVPNWDISAFKSSTDIMLTYGYPSNKYSGFYDLYVTVSNSPNNQSLFLGADDEEQIIYQRSKINGIINEVCSWEYSAVKQKLQEKHPKTAWLVAEEKVINGEIHFNYNQIQLTQRPIFSQFTTLINQGIVTYDWRGRVRADRTGYKDKGHCYRISPRNRSLLFGETNDVEFK from the coding sequence ATGAATCCATACTTTTTACCTAATGAGGAAGAGCAAAAGAAAATTCAATTGATTCAACAATACTGTAGGAATGAATTTACTTTAATTAGAATGACTGCAACAATGCTTGAGAAAAGTATCATTGATGCATCGGGTCCTTTAAGAACGATTTTAAGAGACAATGATATTGTTAACTATGATAATGTACTTCAGGGAACTGAATACAAAATCTTGAAGGATTCTCATGTTTTTTTGAACTCCGATATAGTAAATATGAAAACTAGCTTTTACAGGCCGAATACCAAACTTGGAGATCCGAGAATATGGATATACGATTTTAAAAAGTATATTTCTACCGGTACATTGATATACTTCACTTCTTTTCAAGGAAATCTTGTGGTTATCCCACTTATCACAATAGAGTCGCTAGGAATATTATGCCCGCAATATTTTGGTGGCAATGACGATTATCTGATTCTAGAAGAATTATTGCAGCGTCTTTCAATAATATCAAATCAATGGATTAAAAGTATATCTCCATTTAAAAGCAGTCCAAAAGATGTAGGCGAAACTTTAGAAAACTGTCTGGGGATAAGCCCCAATAGCATCGCCCAAGCGGATTTTAAAGGAGCAATTGAATTAAAATGTAAGAGAGCCGGTGGAGGAAATCTCGACACATTATTCAGTATGGTTCCTAACTGGGATATCAGTGCTTTTAAAAGTTCAACAGATATAATGTTGACTTACGGATACCCAAGTAATAAATATAGTGGCTTTTATGATTTATATGTAACAGTTAGCAACAGCCCAAATAACCAAAGCCTTTTTCTAGGGGCAGATGATGAGGAACAGATAATATACCAAAGAAGCAAGATTAATGGAATTATTAATGAAGTCTGCTCTTGGGAATATTCGGCTGTTAAGCAAAAACTCCAAGAAAAACATCCTAAAACTGCTTGGCTTGTTGCAGAAGAAAAAGTAATTAACGGTGAAATACATTTTAACTATAACCAAATCCAACTGACTCAGCGCCCAATATTCTCGCAGTTTACAACGTTAATTAACCAAGGCATTGTTACTTACGATTGGCGTGGAAGGGTTCGCGCAGATAGAACTGGATATAAAGATAAAGGTCATTGTTATAGAATTTCGCCGCGTAACAGGAGTTTGCTCTTTGGTGAGACTAATGATGTAGAATTTAAATAA